In a single window of the Pseudopipra pipra isolate bDixPip1 chromosome Z, bDixPip1.hap1, whole genome shotgun sequence genome:
- the ARID3C gene encoding AT-rich interactive domain-containing protein 3C — protein MVENPSLAAKPALPAAPPRGPGAAGGLRLAAVMESLQRQQAARLARGPDGAPRRPPAEPGPSPPPAGPRRRPASGPRPPPAAPGEEEEEEEEEEEEEEEEGETRDPPPPPHHEWTYEEQFKQLYELDEDPKRKEFLDDLFGFMQKRGTPVNRIPIMAKQVLDLYTLYRLVTDKGGLVEVINKKIWREITKGLNLPTSITSAAFTLRTQYMKYLYPYECEKRALSSPGELQAAIDSNRREGRRQTFGTALFNYSPASTQTLLGAPKMPLPALSISTHTCGQLSQVHGVKKEDGMLTAAVPGRIAIPVGLAGHHLTAAQAAAASQAVVLEQLREKLETGEPPEKKVALTAEEQQRLVQHALQHNLLAVASQFPMNVKISNRDDRQETALNLSTNGISSINMSIEINGVVYTGVLFARRPSAAPAPGGGSTQTRPNPMPAPNPLLPPSSHSHTPTSASP, from the exons ATGGTGGAAAACCCCAGCCTGGCGGCCAAACCCGCCCTG ccggccgccccgccgcggggaccgggggcggcgggggggctgcGCTTGGCGGCGGTGATGGAGAGCCTGCAGCGGCAGCAGGCGGCCCGCCTGGCCCGCGGCCCCGACGGCGCTCCCCGACGGCCCCCGGCCGAGCCCGGCCCCAGCCCGCCGCCCGccggtccccgccgccgcccggcctccggcccgcgcccgccgcccgccgctccgggggaggaggaagaggaggaggaggaggaagaggaggaggaggaggaagaaggggagACCCGCGACCCGCCGCCGCCCCCACACCACGAGTGGACTTACGAGGAGCAGTTCAAGCAG CTCTACGAACTGGATGAGGACCCAAAACGCAAGGAGTTCCTGGATGACCTCTTTGGCTTCATGCAGAAGAGAG GGACACCAGTGAACCGCATCCCCATCATGGCCAAGCAAGTGCTGGACCTGTACACCCTGTACCGGCTGGTGACAGACAAAGGTGGCCTGGTCGAAGTCATCAACAAGAAGATCTGGCGGGAGATCACCAAGGGCCTCAACCTACCTACCTCCATCACCAGTGCTGCCTTCACCCTCCGCACACA ATACATGAAGTACCTGTATCCCTACGAATGTGAGAAGCGGGCACTCAGCTCTCCCGGGGAGCTCCAAGCTGCCATTGACAGCAACCGCCGGGAGGGACGGAGGCAGACCTTCGGCACAGCACTCTTCAACTACTCGCCAGCCAGCACCCAAACCCTGCTGGGCGCGCCCAAAATGCCTCTGCCAGCTCTCAGCATCTCCACACACACCTGTGGCCAGCTCAGCCAAGTGCATGGTGTTAAGAAAG AGGACGGCATGCTGAcggcagcagtgccagggcgCATCGCTATCCCCGTGGGACTGGCTGGTCACCACCTCACAGCAGCtcaagcagcagctgcctcgCAGGCAgtggtgctggagcagctgcggGAGAAGCTGGAGACAGGGGAGCCCCCGGAGAAGAAGGTGGCCCtgacagcagaggagcagcagcggcTGGTGCAACACGCACTGCAGCACAACCTCCTGGCTGTGGCCTCACAGTTCCCTATGAACGTCAAGATCTCCAACCGAG ATGACAGACAGGAGACCGCATTGAACCTGTCCACCAACGGCATTAGCAGTATCAACATGTCAATAGAAATAAATGGAGTTGTCTACACAG GTGTCCTGTTCGCCCGCCGGCCCTCAGCTGCCCCGGCACCTGGTGGAGGGAGCACCCAGACCCGTCCGAACCCCATGCCTGCCCCAaaccccctgctcccaccctccTCTCACAGCCACACTCCCACCAGCGCCTCACCGTAA
- the SIGMAR1 gene encoding sigma non-opioid intracellular receptor 1, translating into MGAAWGRRALRAGLALGALALVLQVLRGWLAAKRYEFTPAEIAQLARHHAGLDHELAFSKIIVELRKKHPGHILPDEDLQWVFVNAGGWMGSMCLLHASLTEYVLLFGTAVDTGGHSGRYWADISDTVISGTFRQWKEGTTRSEIYYPGDTIVHQAGEATSVQWSAGTWMVEYGRGFIPSTLAFALADTLFSTQDFVTLFYTLRVYAKGLLLEANAFFSTFGC; encoded by the exons ATGGGAGCGGCGtgggggcggcgggcgctgcgggCCGGGCTGGCGCTGGGAGCGCTGGCGCTGGTGCTGCAGGTGCTGCGGGGATGGCTGGCGGCCAAGCGGTACGAGTTCACCCCCGCCGAGATCGCACAGCTCGCCCGGCACCACGCGG ggctagACCATGAGCTGGCTTTCTCCAAGATCATTGTGGAGCTACGAAAGAAGCACCCAGGCCACATCCTGCCAGATGAGGACCTGCAGTGGGTGTTTGTGAATGCAGGCGGGTGGATGGGCTCCATGTGCCTGCTCCATGCCTCACTCACCGAGTACGTGCTGCTCTTCGGGACAGCTGTTGACACCGGGGGCCACTCAG GTCGGTACTGGGCAGATATTTCTGACACTGTCATCTCTGGGACATTCCGGCAGTGGAAGGAGGGGACCACCAGAAGTGAGATCTATTATCCAG GAGACACCATCGTGCACCAGGCGGGAGAGGCCACATCAGTGCAGTGGAGCGCGGGCACCTGGATGGTGGAGTACGGCCGGGGCTTCATCCCCTCCACACTTGCCTTCGCCCTGGCTGACACCCTCTTCAGCACTCAGGACTTCGTCACCCTCTTCTACACCCTGCGTGTCTATGCCAAGGGCCTGCTCCTGGAAGCCAATGCCTTCTTCAGCACCTTTGGATGCTGA